One window of the Oceanicaulis sp. genome contains the following:
- the mutL gene encoding DNA mismatch repair endonuclease MutL, which translates to MPRIRRLSPETINHIAAGEVVERPASAVKELVENALDAGAHRIDVTIEGGGLVRIVVEDDGCGMGAEDLETAVERHATSKLPVGADGRDDLLNIGSMGFRGEALPSIGSVARLTLTSQTEELGECFELSVTGGAKDGPRPAPPLGRRGTRVEVCDLFYATPARLKFLKSERAETTAVADVLKRLALSRADVGFFLSSEGRSRLSCPAETEDDPAEARRARLSSVLGADFGENALLIDQEREGIRLTGFASLPTYNRGSNQHQFLFVNGRPVKDKLLVGAVRGAYQDFLARDRHPVVALYVDLPTDQVDVNVHPAKAEVRFRDAGLVRGLIVGALRHALAGAGHRASTTVAGYALGRVQPGSSPSAPPLARAGGWASRPSPSWERALADHAASGGGAYAAEPDYGFAPEMSARVEPGAANTETGLDTESGEPAPRYPLGVARAQVHATYVIAQTEDGLVIVDQHAAHERLVYERMKSQLKQTGVARQALLVPEIVDLDEAEARRVLDRAEELAELGLVIEPFGGGAVCVRETPALLKRLDVQGLIRDLADELTEYDEALSLKEKLEEVVGTMACHGSVRSGRRLTGDEMNALLREMEATPHSGQCNHGRPTYVELKLADIERLFGRR; encoded by the coding sequence ATGCCCCGCATTCGCCGCCTTTCGCCGGAGACGATCAATCACATCGCCGCAGGCGAGGTGGTCGAGCGGCCTGCGAGCGCGGTCAAGGAGCTGGTCGAGAACGCCCTGGACGCCGGCGCGCACCGGATCGACGTCACCATCGAGGGCGGCGGGCTGGTGCGCATCGTGGTCGAGGACGACGGCTGCGGCATGGGCGCGGAGGATCTCGAGACCGCGGTCGAGCGGCACGCCACCTCCAAGCTTCCCGTCGGCGCGGACGGCCGGGACGATCTTCTGAACATCGGCTCGATGGGGTTTCGTGGCGAGGCCCTGCCCTCGATCGGCTCTGTCGCGCGATTGACGCTGACCAGCCAGACCGAGGAGCTGGGCGAGTGCTTCGAGCTTTCGGTCACCGGCGGCGCGAAGGACGGTCCCCGCCCCGCCCCGCCGCTGGGCCGGCGCGGCACGCGGGTGGAGGTGTGCGATCTTTTCTACGCCACGCCCGCCCGGCTGAAATTTCTCAAGTCCGAGCGCGCGGAGACGACGGCGGTGGCCGACGTCCTCAAGCGCCTCGCCCTGTCGCGCGCCGATGTCGGGTTCTTCCTTTCGAGCGAGGGCCGGTCGCGGCTGAGCTGCCCGGCGGAGACCGAGGACGATCCGGCCGAAGCCCGGCGCGCCCGGCTGTCGAGCGTGCTCGGCGCGGATTTCGGCGAGAACGCGCTTCTGATCGATCAGGAGCGCGAAGGGATCAGGCTCACCGGCTTCGCCTCGCTGCCGACCTATAACCGGGGTTCGAACCAGCATCAGTTCCTGTTCGTCAACGGCCGGCCGGTGAAGGACAAGCTGCTGGTGGGCGCGGTGCGCGGCGCCTATCAGGACTTCCTCGCCCGCGACCGTCACCCGGTCGTCGCGCTCTATGTCGATCTGCCGACAGACCAGGTCGATGTGAACGTCCATCCCGCCAAGGCCGAGGTGCGCTTCCGCGACGCCGGGCTGGTGCGCGGGCTGATCGTGGGCGCGCTGCGCCATGCGCTGGCCGGCGCCGGACACCGCGCCTCGACCACCGTGGCGGGCTATGCGCTGGGCCGGGTTCAGCCCGGCTCTAGCCCGTCCGCGCCGCCGCTGGCGCGCGCCGGCGGCTGGGCCTCGCGTCCTTCGCCGAGCTGGGAGCGCGCGCTGGCCGATCACGCCGCATCCGGCGGCGGAGCCTACGCCGCCGAGCCCGATTACGGCTTCGCACCGGAAATGAGCGCGCGGGTCGAGCCCGGCGCAGCGAACACCGAAACCGGCCTGGACACCGAATCCGGCGAACCCGCCCCGCGCTATCCGCTGGGTGTGGCGCGCGCGCAGGTGCACGCCACCTATGTGATCGCCCAAACCGAGGACGGGCTGGTGATCGTCGACCAGCACGCCGCCCATGAGCGGCTGGTCTACGAGCGGATGAAAAGCCAGCTCAAACAGACCGGCGTTGCGCGGCAGGCGCTTCTTGTTCCAGAAATCGTCGACCTTGACGAAGCCGAGGCCCGCCGCGTGCTCGACCGCGCCGAAGAACTCGCCGAGCTGGGGCTGGTCATCGAGCCTTTCGGCGGCGGGGCGGTCTGCGTGCGCGAGACCCCGGCGCTCCTCAAACGCCTCGATGTACAGGGCCTCATCCGCGACCTCGCCGACGAGCTGACCGAGTATGACGAGGCTCTGTCCCTGAAGGAAAAGCTCGAAGAGGTGGTCGGCACGATGGCCTGTCACGGCTCGGTACGCTCGGGCCGCAGGCTCACGGGCGACGAGATGAACGCGCTTCTGCGCGAGATGGAAGCCACGCCGCATTCAGGCCAGTGCAATCACGGCCGGCCCACGTATGTCGAGCTCAAGCTCGCCGATATCGAGCGGCTCTTCGGCCGGCGGTGA
- a CDS encoding nitrate- and nitrite sensing domain-containing protein has translation MSDDRLPWLGLVLLAPMVALVIVGASALTTLARTTERVNTAAAVSAFAADAAVVLEDLQIERTNAATFRMNPEMVSRQVLLERRRDTDRTIETMFARSTETSPVLGDAALDRLRASLSGLERARALGEDTGVALDPAVDAYTDVISSFLDGLADEFARSDIADPAFSTAFVMIARLQERVAIETSIGLLAFADGALMVESHPVLIEAIAPQAALTDGFKKLAGPGWGEALSATLAGADPDRLAAARAALIEAGYTDALDVSHRTFWREERLPVYFDLGVLRSRFAQEGVAGIIEEARADRAAAVRIAGLKILLLLLASGAAVFGVLRLADDPLRARRPKATPAG, from the coding sequence ATGTCCGACGACAGGTTGCCCTGGCTGGGTCTCGTCCTGCTCGCGCCGATGGTGGCGCTCGTCATCGTCGGCGCCAGCGCGCTGACCACGCTGGCGCGCACGACCGAGCGGGTGAACACGGCGGCGGCGGTCTCCGCCTTCGCCGCCGACGCGGCCGTCGTGCTCGAAGATCTGCAGATCGAACGCACCAACGCGGCCACCTTCCGGATGAACCCCGAAATGGTGTCCCGTCAGGTTCTGCTCGAGCGGCGGCGCGACACCGACCGGACGATCGAGACCATGTTCGCCCGCTCCACCGAGACGTCCCCCGTCCTGGGCGATGCCGCGCTGGACCGGTTACGCGCCTCGCTCTCCGGCCTGGAACGGGCCAGAGCGCTGGGTGAGGACACCGGGGTCGCACTGGATCCCGCTGTCGACGCCTATACCGACGTGATCTCGAGCTTTCTCGACGGGCTCGCCGACGAGTTCGCACGCTCGGACATCGCCGACCCCGCCTTCTCCACCGCTTTCGTGATGATCGCCCGGCTGCAGGAACGGGTGGCGATCGAGACCTCGATCGGTCTGCTCGCCTTCGCAGACGGCGCGCTCATGGTGGAAAGCCATCCGGTGCTCATCGAAGCCATCGCCCCGCAGGCCGCCCTGACCGACGGCTTCAAGAAGCTGGCGGGCCCCGGCTGGGGTGAGGCGCTCTCGGCGACCCTGGCCGGCGCCGACCCCGATCGGCTGGCCGCGGCGCGGGCCGCGCTGATCGAGGCGGGCTATACGGACGCGCTCGACGTTTCCCACCGCACCTTCTGGCGGGAAGAGCGCCTGCCGGTCTATTTCGATCTCGGCGTGCTCCGGAGCCGGTTCGCCCAGGAGGGCGTAGCCGGGATCATCGAGGAGGCCCGGGCCGACCGCGCTGCCGCGGTCCGCATCGCAGGCCTTAAGATCCTGCTTCTGCTCCTGGCCTCCGGCGCTGCGGTTTTCGGCGTGCTGCGGCTCGCCGACGATCCGTTGCGCGCGAGACGCCCGAAAGCCACGCCGGCAGGCTGA
- the rsmD gene encoding 16S rRNA (guanine(966)-N(2))-methyltransferase RsmD, which yields MRIVAGAHRGRPIAAPKGLSTRPTTDRVRESVFNKLAHAPWAPELEGARVIDLFAGSGALGLEAISRGAAFCLFVETEAAARGAIRTNVETLQLYGCTKLHRRDATDLGRKPEKVGAPFDLAFADPPYGKGLGERALEKLAAGGWLKPGAIAVLEESARAEVAPPEAFTELDALDAGETAVRFFRFG from the coding sequence ATGCGCATCGTCGCCGGCGCACATAGGGGCCGGCCGATCGCCGCGCCCAAAGGGCTCTCCACCCGGCCGACGACCGACCGGGTGCGCGAAAGCGTGTTCAACAAGCTCGCGCACGCGCCCTGGGCGCCGGAGCTGGAAGGCGCGCGGGTGATCGATCTGTTCGCCGGGTCGGGCGCGCTCGGGCTCGAAGCGATCAGCCGGGGCGCGGCGTTCTGCCTGTTTGTGGAGACCGAGGCCGCCGCGCGCGGGGCGATCCGCACCAATGTCGAGACGCTTCAGCTTTACGGCTGCACCAAGCTTCACCGGCGCGACGCGACCGATCTGGGCAGGAAGCCGGAAAAGGTCGGCGCGCCGTTCGATCTCGCCTTCGCTGACCCGCCCTACGGCAAGGGGCTGGGCGAGCGGGCGCTGGAGAAGCTCGCCGCGGGCGGCTGGCTGAAGCCCGGCGCGATCGCCGTGCTGGAAGAAAGCGCGCGCGCTGAGGTCGCCCCGCCCGAAGCCTTCACCGAACTCGACGCGCTGGACGCGGGCGAGACGGCGGTGCGGTTCTTTCGTTTCGGCTGA
- a CDS encoding pseudouridine synthase has translation MTDTDPEDDGPDAGEESGGERIAKALAHAGVASRREAERLIEAGRVSVNGVTLKSPAVKVRPGDELAVDGQPVGPRPPTKVWRYHKPNGLLTTHHDPQGRETVFDRLPAELGRVISVGRLDLNSEGLLLLTNDGELARVLELPRTGWTRRYRVRAFGKADDAALARLADGAVVEGIAYGPVEAVVDRRTGSNVWLTVSLKEGKNREVRKVLASVGLTVNRLMRVAYGPFQLGSLKRGEAEEVKRSVLRDQLGKLYPLDPDGYPVRAGDAPKPEKTGTAKARPKPARPGLKPKPQNKSAWAKASPKAEPGHKARKRAEKSKAERGELTSKKDHAHRRRRT, from the coding sequence TTGACCGACACAGATCCCGAAGACGACGGCCCTGACGCCGGCGAGGAAAGCGGCGGAGAGCGCATCGCCAAGGCGCTCGCGCACGCCGGCGTCGCCTCGCGCCGCGAGGCCGAACGGCTGATCGAGGCGGGCCGGGTGAGCGTGAACGGGGTGACCCTGAAAAGCCCGGCGGTGAAGGTGCGGCCCGGCGACGAACTCGCCGTGGACGGCCAGCCGGTCGGTCCGCGCCCGCCCACGAAGGTCTGGCGCTATCACAAGCCCAACGGGCTTCTGACCACCCATCACGATCCTCAGGGCCGAGAGACCGTGTTCGACCGCCTGCCGGCCGAGCTGGGCCGGGTGATCAGCGTGGGCCGGCTCGATCTCAATTCCGAAGGCCTGCTCCTTCTGACCAATGACGGCGAGCTCGCCCGCGTGCTGGAGCTGCCGCGCACCGGCTGGACGCGCCGCTACCGGGTACGCGCGTTTGGTAAAGCGGACGACGCGGCGCTCGCCAGGCTCGCCGACGGCGCAGTGGTCGAGGGGATCGCCTACGGACCCGTAGAGGCGGTGGTGGACCGGCGCACCGGCTCGAACGTCTGGCTGACCGTCAGCCTCAAGGAAGGCAAGAACCGCGAGGTCAGAAAGGTGCTCGCCAGCGTCGGGCTGACCGTGAACCGGCTGATGCGGGTGGCCTACGGGCCGTTCCAGCTGGGCTCGCTCAAGCGCGGCGAGGCCGAGGAGGTCAAGCGCTCGGTTCTGCGCGATCAGCTGGGCAAGCTCTACCCGCTCGATCCCGACGGCTATCCGGTCCGCGCCGGCGACGCGCCGAAGCCTGAAAAGACCGGCACGGCGAAAGCCAGGCCCAAGCCCGCCCGGCCGGGCCTCAAGCCCAAACCGCAGAACAAGTCCGCTTGGGCCAAAGCGTCTCCGAAGGCCGAGCCCGGCCACAAGGCGCGCAAGCGCGCGGAGAAGTCCAAGGCCGAGCGCGGCGAGCTGACTTCGAAGAAAGACCATGCGCATCGTCGCCGGCGCACATAG
- the tadA gene encoding tRNA adenosine(34) deaminase TadA has protein sequence MDDRDHRFMGLALAKAQAAAAAGETPVGAVIVDPATDQVIAEGGNAPIAGHDPTAHAEIAAIRAAARALGNYRLTGLELFVTLEPCAMCAGAISHARIGRLVYGASDPKGGAVEHGPRFFTQPTCHWRTETLGGVRAEESADLLRGFFRARRKS, from the coding sequence ATGGACGACCGCGATCACCGCTTTATGGGGCTGGCCCTCGCCAAAGCGCAAGCCGCCGCGGCTGCGGGCGAAACGCCCGTGGGCGCGGTGATCGTCGATCCGGCCACCGATCAGGTGATCGCCGAGGGCGGCAACGCGCCCATCGCAGGCCATGATCCGACCGCCCACGCCGAGATCGCCGCCATCCGCGCCGCCGCCCGGGCGCTGGGCAATTACAGGCTCACCGGGCTCGAGCTTTTCGTCACGCTGGAGCCGTGTGCGATGTGCGCGGGCGCGATCAGCCATGCGCGGATCGGCCGGCTGGTCTACGGCGCGTCCGATCCCAAGGGCGGCGCGGTCGAGCACGGCCCGCGCTTTTTCACCCAGCCCACCTGCCACTGGCGGACCGAGACGCTGGGCGGGGTCAGGGCCGAGGAAAGCGCGGACCTGCTCCGCGGCTTCTTCCGGGCGCGGCGGAAGTCCTAG
- a CDS encoding DUF2267 domain-containing protein — protein sequence MADTKVNSLDDAVHKTNVILKEIEEEAGLPDREAAYRALKGVLITVRDRIPTEPATQLGAQLPILVRGFYYEQFAPARQPDTVRSKTEFLTRLAERFDPDDALLNDPEATTRAVLAVVGRHIDPGEAEKARHMLNDDLKTLWPLAA from the coding sequence ATGGCCGACACCAAAGTCAATTCGCTCGACGACGCCGTGCACAAGACGAACGTCATCCTCAAGGAGATCGAGGAGGAGGCCGGCCTGCCCGACCGCGAGGCGGCCTATCGCGCGCTCAAGGGCGTGCTGATCACGGTGCGCGACCGCATCCCGACCGAGCCGGCGACACAGCTCGGCGCCCAGCTGCCGATCCTGGTGCGCGGGTTCTATTACGAGCAGTTCGCGCCCGCCCGGCAGCCCGACACCGTGCGGTCGAAGACCGAGTTCCTGACCCGGCTCGCCGAGCGCTTCGATCCTGACGACGCACTGTTGAACGATCCCGAGGCGACGACGAGGGCCGTGCTCGCGGTCGTCGGCCGGCACATCGATCCCGGCGAGGCGGAGAAGGCCCGCCACATGCTCAACGACGATCTGAAGACGCTCTGGCCTCTGGCGGCGTGA
- a CDS encoding aminopeptidase P family protein, with translation MTQQIQTFHVKGGPEFGRENLPKLRQALKSAGLDGFVIPHEDEYNNEYLPANAERLTWATGFTGSAGAAIVMADRAAVFVDGRYTEQVKNQVDNDLYAYADLGGDGIAGWIRRNARRGETIGYDPKLHSPDALARLSEAAERAGAQLVAVDENPIDAAWEDRPAAPAAKVHPHPIAFAGEEHADKRRRVAGDIADSGADAAVITDPASIAWLFNLRGGDVACTPLPLSAAILEKDGRATLFINEQKLTDAARAHLGNEVGVRAETEFGDGLKALSGKTVRVDPAVSSVWVFQQLEDGGASVKRGPDPVALPKACKNSVEIKGAKAAHVRDGAAIVKFLHWIDTIAQSGEVDEIEAAIKLEECRRSSSDLKDISFETISAAGPNGAFPHYRVNTASTRKLEQGSLYLVDSGGQYPDGTTDITRTVPIGQPSEAQRRHFTLVLKGHIALTVIRFPEGTTGAALDALARAPLWMAGHDYDHGTGHGVGSYLGVHEGPQRISKAPNTVALKPGMIVSNEPGYYRVGHYGIRIENLQFVTQPAEIQGGDRKMLGFETLTMAPIHRGLVDLTLLTSEEIAWLDAYHAEVREKVLPLVDGDTADWLIKACEPFYGNTP, from the coding sequence ATGACCCAGCAAATCCAGACTTTCCACGTCAAGGGCGGCCCCGAGTTCGGCCGCGAGAACCTGCCCAAGCTGCGCCAGGCGCTGAAAAGCGCGGGCCTGGACGGCTTCGTGATCCCTCACGAGGACGAGTACAACAACGAATACCTGCCCGCGAACGCCGAGCGTCTGACCTGGGCGACCGGGTTCACCGGCTCGGCCGGCGCGGCGATCGTGATGGCCGACCGCGCCGCGGTGTTCGTCGACGGGCGCTACACCGAGCAGGTCAAAAACCAGGTCGACAACGATCTTTACGCCTACGCCGATCTGGGCGGGGACGGGATCGCGGGCTGGATCCGCCGCAACGCCAGGCGCGGCGAGACCATCGGCTATGACCCCAAACTGCACTCGCCCGACGCCCTGGCGCGGCTTTCCGAAGCGGCCGAGCGCGCCGGCGCGCAGCTGGTCGCGGTCGATGAAAACCCGATCGACGCGGCCTGGGAGGACCGTCCCGCCGCGCCGGCTGCGAAAGTGCATCCCCATCCGATCGCGTTCGCGGGCGAAGAGCACGCCGACAAGCGCCGCCGCGTCGCCGGCGACATCGCCGACTCCGGCGCGGACGCCGCGGTGATCACCGACCCGGCCTCGATCGCCTGGCTGTTCAATCTGCGGGGCGGCGACGTCGCCTGCACCCCGCTGCCGCTGAGCGCCGCGATCCTCGAAAAGGACGGCCGCGCCACCCTCTTCATCAACGAGCAAAAGCTCACCGACGCGGCCCGCGCCCATCTGGGCAACGAGGTCGGCGTGCGCGCGGAGACCGAGTTCGGCGACGGGCTGAAGGCGCTGTCGGGCAAGACCGTCCGGGTCGATCCAGCCGTCAGCTCGGTCTGGGTGTTTCAGCAGCTTGAAGACGGCGGCGCCAGCGTGAAGCGCGGGCCCGACCCGGTCGCCCTGCCCAAGGCCTGCAAGAATTCCGTCGAGATCAAAGGCGCGAAGGCGGCCCATGTCCGCGACGGCGCGGCCATCGTGAAGTTCCTGCACTGGATCGACACCATCGCCCAGTCCGGCGAGGTCGACGAGATCGAGGCGGCGATCAAGCTCGAGGAATGCCGCCGGTCTTCATCCGATCTCAAGGACATCAGCTTCGAGACGATCAGCGCGGCGGGCCCGAACGGCGCCTTCCCGCACTACCGGGTGAACACCGCTTCGACCCGCAAGCTCGAACAGGGCTCGCTGTACCTTGTGGACTCCGGCGGGCAGTATCCCGACGGCACCACCGACATCACCCGCACCGTGCCGATCGGCCAGCCCAGCGAGGCCCAGCGCCGCCATTTCACGCTGGTGCTGAAGGGCCATATCGCGCTCACCGTGATCCGCTTCCCCGAAGGCACGACCGGCGCGGCGCTCGACGCGCTGGCGCGCGCGCCGCTGTGGATGGCGGGCCATGACTATGATCACGGCACCGGGCACGGGGTGGGCAGCTATCTGGGCGTCCATGAAGGCCCGCAGCGCATCTCCAAGGCGCCGAACACGGTCGCGCTGAAGCCTGGCATGATCGTCTCCAACGAGCCGGGGTATTACCGGGTCGGCCATTACGGCATCCGGATCGAGAACTTGCAGTTCGTCACCCAGCCCGCCGAGATCCAGGGCGGCGACCGCAAGATGCTCGGCTTCGAGACGCTGACCATGGCGCCGATCCATCGTGGGCTAGTGGACCTGACGCTGCTCACCTCCGAGGAGATCGCCTGGCTGGACGCCTATCACGCCGAGGTGCGCGAAAAAGTCCTGCCGCTGGTCGACGGCGATACGGCGGACTGGCTGATCAAGGCCTGCGAACCGTTTTACGGGAACACGCCGTGA
- a CDS encoding ABC transporter ATP-binding protein/permease — protein MKDPAYKDVLEGPAPEGRLSEAVSRLVDILASDDMRRWRPRMAIAFVITLVAKGFSVAAPVAFGEGVNAITGGIGDDGAMTGAFAAAAGLFLAYGLLRFASTGAPQLRDAIFAPVSNDAQRLTAVQGFAHVQSLSLGYHQTKRTGAVNRIIDRGANAVDFLLRFLVFNILPALAELLLAAVVAAVLYGWEFSVIIVAAVLGYAALTWSMTEWRVKLRRQMNEADTEVNARAVDALSNFETVKAFAAEKRETGRFNSAKSRYAEAASKSQQSLAALNAAQAAVMNGGLLAVALLGAWKAFAGELQAGDIAALTLMLMQVYQPLNILGWAYREIKQASVDLERLFQTLRLKPEVADAPDAEPLRVTGGSVRFEDVSYAHDGRSRSVDHVSFEIPAGAYVGLAGPSGAGKSTLLRLLFRFYDPDEGRVLIDGQDVSKITQESLREKLGLVPQEVVLFNSSLRENILYGRPDADEDALWDAVERARLKDFVEQLPKGLDTKVGERGLKLSGGEKQRVGVARAILKDPPILILDEATSALDSQTEAEVQAALAEAARGRTTIAVAHRLSTIARADLILVMEDGRLTEIGPHSELLSADGRYAAMWRKQAEAA, from the coding sequence ATGAAAGACCCGGCCTACAAGGACGTCCTGGAAGGACCCGCACCGGAAGGCCGGCTGTCCGAAGCCGTCTCCCGGCTCGTCGACATCCTCGCCTCCGACGACATGCGCCGCTGGCGGCCGCGCATGGCGATCGCCTTCGTCATCACGCTGGTGGCCAAGGGCTTTTCCGTCGCCGCTCCAGTGGCGTTCGGCGAGGGCGTGAACGCGATCACGGGCGGGATCGGAGACGACGGCGCGATGACCGGCGCTTTCGCCGCCGCGGCGGGGCTGTTCCTGGCTTACGGGCTCCTGCGCTTCGCCTCGACCGGCGCGCCCCAGCTGAGGGACGCGATCTTCGCGCCGGTCAGCAACGACGCCCAGCGGCTGACCGCCGTGCAGGGCTTCGCCCACGTGCAGTCGCTGAGCCTGGGCTATCACCAGACCAAGCGCACCGGCGCGGTGAACCGCATCATCGACCGCGGCGCGAACGCGGTCGATTTCCTGCTGCGCTTTCTGGTCTTCAACATCCTGCCCGCGCTGGCCGAGCTGCTTCTGGCCGCGGTCGTCGCGGCCGTGCTCTACGGCTGGGAGTTCTCGGTCATCATCGTCGCTGCGGTGCTGGGCTATGCGGCGCTGACCTGGTCGATGACCGAGTGGCGGGTGAAGCTGCGCCGTCAGATGAACGAGGCGGACACCGAGGTGAACGCCCGCGCCGTCGACGCGCTTTCCAATTTCGAGACCGTGAAGGCCTTCGCCGCTGAAAAGCGCGAGACGGGCCGGTTCAACTCGGCGAAGTCGCGCTACGCCGAGGCTGCGTCGAAATCCCAGCAGAGCCTCGCTGCGCTCAACGCCGCGCAGGCGGCGGTGATGAACGGCGGGCTTCTGGCCGTCGCGCTTCTGGGCGCCTGGAAGGCGTTCGCCGGCGAGCTTCAGGCCGGCGACATCGCGGCGCTGACGCTCATGCTCATGCAGGTCTACCAGCCGCTGAACATTCTGGGATGGGCGTATCGGGAGATCAAACAGGCCAGCGTCGATCTCGAACGCCTGTTCCAGACGCTGCGGCTGAAGCCCGAGGTCGCCGACGCGCCGGACGCCGAACCGCTTCGCGTCACTGGCGGCTCGGTGCGGTTCGAGGACGTCAGCTACGCCCATGACGGGCGCTCGCGCAGCGTCGATCATGTGAGCTTCGAGATTCCCGCCGGCGCCTATGTCGGCCTCGCCGGGCCGTCGGGGGCGGGCAAATCCACCCTGCTGCGGCTTCTTTTCCGCTTCTACGATCCTGACGAGGGCCGGGTTCTGATCGACGGTCAGGACGTCTCGAAGATCACCCAGGAAAGCCTGCGCGAGAAGCTCGGCCTCGTCCCGCAGGAGGTCGTGCTGTTCAATTCATCGCTGCGCGAGAACATTCTCTACGGCCGTCCCGACGCCGACGAGGACGCGTTGTGGGACGCGGTCGAGCGCGCGCGCCTGAAAGACTTCGTCGAGCAATTGCCCAAAGGGCTCGACACCAAGGTCGGCGAGCGCGGGCTGAAACTTTCCGGCGGCGAGAAGCAGCGCGTGGGCGTGGCCCGGGCGATCCTGAAGGACCCGCCGATCCTGATCCTTGATGAAGCCACCAGCGCGCTCGACAGCCAGACCGAAGCCGAGGTGCAGGCCGCGCTCGCCGAAGCTGCGCGCGGGCGCACGACCATTGCGGTCGCGCACCGCCTGTCGACCATCGCGCGGGCCGATCTGATCCTGGTGATGGAAGACGGCAGGCTGACCGAAATCGGCCCGCATTCGGAGCTTCTGTCCGCAGACGGCCGCTATGCCGCGATGTGGCGAAAGCAGGCCGAAGCCGCCTAG
- a CDS encoding LysM peptidoglycan-binding domain-containing protein — MAATRSFFIAAVLLVAAVAAAAAFIVTRSGPEPAEPAAPGTGGAAVQATAPESEERSALSPPSFDIVRVDPRGTAVVAGRGAPGARVALMAGDREIASVEVEDSGEWVMIIDQPLPAGSVELSLLMTTPGGQEIRSEQIVVVAVPESRDATPLVVLGRPGEASRVLQSPFDGVSTGPLSLETVDYDESGTVIFSGRATPGTRVRVLADGEMVGMTRVDAEGRWSLEAGAQFEPGVYDLQVDMLDEEGRVLAVIALPFERASAEEAIAARQAGRVVVQPGNSLWRIARRLYGDGFQYTVIYQANRDQIRDPNLIYPGQVFNAPGEEG, encoded by the coding sequence ATGGCCGCAACGCGGTCCTTCTTCATCGCCGCCGTGCTTCTCGTCGCCGCCGTCGCCGCTGCGGCCGCCTTCATCGTCACCCGATCCGGCCCCGAGCCGGCCGAGCCCGCAGCGCCGGGAACCGGCGGAGCCGCCGTGCAGGCAACGGCGCCTGAAAGCGAGGAGCGCAGCGCGCTGTCGCCGCCCAGCTTCGACATCGTGCGCGTCGATCCGCGCGGCACCGCCGTCGTCGCCGGACGCGGCGCGCCGGGCGCCCGGGTCGCGCTGATGGCCGGGGACCGCGAGATCGCCTCGGTCGAGGTCGAGGACAGCGGCGAGTGGGTGATGATCATCGACCAGCCGCTGCCTGCCGGGTCGGTCGAGCTGTCGCTTCTGATGACCACGCCGGGCGGTCAGGAGATCCGGTCTGAACAGATCGTCGTCGTCGCCGTGCCCGAAAGCCGCGATGCGACACCGCTGGTCGTGCTCGGCCGTCCGGGCGAGGCGAGCCGCGTGCTGCAAAGCCCGTTCGACGGGGTGTCCACCGGGCCGCTCTCGCTGGAAACCGTGGACTATGATGAAAGCGGCACGGTGATCTTCTCGGGCCGGGCCACGCCGGGCACGCGCGTGCGGGTGCTGGCCGACGGCGAGATGGTCGGCATGACGCGCGTGGACGCCGAGGGCCGCTGGTCGCTGGAGGCCGGCGCGCAGTTCGAGCCGGGCGTCTACGATCTGCAGGTCGACATGCTCGACGAGGAAGGCCGCGTGCTCGCGGTCATCGCGCTGCCGTTCGAGCGCGCCAGCGCCGAGGAGGCGATCGCCGCCCGCCAGGCGGGCCGCGTGGTCGTCCAGCCGGGCAATTCGCTGTGGCGGATCGCGCGCCGGCTCTACGGCGACGGCTTCCAGTACACGGTGATCTACCAGGCCAATCGCGATCAGATCCGCGATCCGAACCTCATCTATCCCGGTCAGGTCTTCAACGCGCCCGGCGAAGAGGGCTGA
- a CDS encoding TIGR00730 family Rossman fold protein: MRSICVFCGTRTGGDPRYEALAEAAGRAIARRGDRLVYGGAERGLMGVCARAALDEGGKVFGVIPEFLIPVEGRQEGAEIRITATMAARKAMMVEEADGFLILPGGAGTLEEIFDMVMLGQLGRHRKPAAFLDDAFWAPLEALLRHVVETGFADPKILKGLSFHAGVEDALHALDAA; the protein is encoded by the coding sequence ATGCGGAGCATCTGCGTCTTCTGCGGGACCCGGACAGGCGGCGATCCCCGCTATGAAGCCCTGGCCGAGGCCGCAGGCCGGGCGATCGCCCGGCGCGGCGACCGGCTTGTGTATGGCGGCGCCGAGCGCGGTCTGATGGGCGTGTGCGCGAGAGCCGCGCTCGACGAAGGCGGCAAGGTGTTCGGCGTGATCCCCGAGTTCCTGATCCCCGTCGAGGGCCGCCAGGAAGGCGCGGAGATCCGCATCACCGCCACCATGGCCGCGCGCAAGGCGATGATGGTCGAGGAGGCGGACGGCTTTCTCATTCTGCCCGGCGGCGCAGGCACGCTCGAAGAGATCTTCGACATGGTCATGCTGGGCCAGCTGGGCCGGCACAGAAAGCCGGCCGCCTTTCTGGACGATGCGTTCTGGGCGCCGCTCGAGGCGCTGCTGCGCCACGTGGTCGAGACCGGGTTCGCCGATCCGAAGATCCTCAAAGGCCTCAGCTTCCACGCCGGCGTCGAGGACGCGCTTCACGCCCTCGACGCGGCGTAG